One Azotobacter salinestris DNA window includes the following coding sequences:
- a CDS encoding LacI family DNA-binding transcriptional regulator, with protein MSDSSPPRKRRTAGRTTLNDVAREVGVSALTVSRFFNHPELVSEELRQRIGEAVSALGYVPNLVAGSLASARSRIVGMVIPNISGPIFANTIQGFSDTLSRHGYQLLLASSYFSPEQEENAVRAFLGWSPAALVVTSHFHSEGTERLLAGTDIPVVEIWDYQPERAPIQVGFQHYDVGEMAARHLLGKGYRRIAFVLNSAAGDFSALDRRDGYAAILEAAGLQPWNFVPSIGNAPFEAGKEAMETLMQGTPKPDAIIFANDNLAAGGLLAAQRMDLNIPGDCAVMGFGDYAFAHMLLPSLSTIRPPSLEIGEMAALRVLESLGAIAVTLPVQRLNRLECQLVEREST; from the coding sequence GTGAGCGACTCATCGCCTCCCCGCAAACGGCGTACGGCCGGGCGCACCACGCTTAACGACGTCGCCCGTGAGGTAGGGGTTTCGGCGCTGACTGTTTCGCGCTTTTTCAATCACCCCGAGTTGGTGTCGGAGGAGCTGCGCCAACGTATCGGTGAGGCTGTCTCGGCGCTCGGCTATGTACCCAATCTGGTCGCCGGCAGCCTTGCTTCCGCGCGCAGCCGTATCGTCGGCATGGTCATCCCGAATATCTCGGGGCCCATCTTCGCCAATACCATCCAAGGCTTCAGCGACACCCTGAGCCGGCACGGCTATCAGTTGCTATTGGCTTCCAGCTATTTTTCGCCGGAACAGGAGGAAAATGCCGTGCGGGCTTTTCTCGGTTGGTCGCCGGCAGCGTTGGTGGTCACCAGTCATTTCCACAGCGAGGGCACGGAAAGACTGCTTGCCGGAACGGACATCCCCGTAGTCGAGATCTGGGATTATCAACCCGAGCGTGCGCCCATTCAGGTTGGTTTCCAGCACTACGATGTAGGGGAAATGGCGGCACGCCATCTGCTCGGCAAGGGTTACCGGCGCATCGCCTTCGTGCTGAACAGCGCCGCCGGAGACTTCAGCGCCTTGGATCGGCGCGATGGCTATGCGGCCATCCTGGAGGCCGCCGGACTCCAGCCTTGGAATTTCGTCCCCAGCATCGGCAACGCACCTTTCGAGGCAGGCAAGGAGGCCATGGAAACGCTGATGCAGGGCACGCCGAAGCCCGATGCGATCATTTTCGCCAACGACAACCTGGCGGCTGGCGGCCTGCTCGCCGCGCAACGCATGGATCTGAATATCCCTGGCGATTGTGCTGTCATGGGATTTGGCGACTACGCCTTCGCCCACATGCTGTTACCGAGCCTAAGCACCATTCGGCCTCCGTCGCTGGAGATTGGTGAAATGGCTGCGTTGCGGGTATTGGAAAGTCTCGGTGCGATAGCAGTGACACTGCCGGTGCAGCGCTTGAACCGGCTCGAATGCCAACTGGTCGAGCGGGAAAGCACATAA